CCAAAACAATGCTCGGACGCTCAACCGCCCTCTCCGTAATCCGCGAACTCGGACCGCTGCTGATGGGCCTCATGCTCTCCGCACGCTTCGGATCGAGAAATGGTGCTGAACTCGGCGCCATGCAGATATCGGAACAGATCGACGCCCTTCGTGCTTTCGGTACCGATCCCATTGCCAAACTGGTTATGCCGCGCCTTGTTGCTGCACTCATCATGTTTCTGCCACTGACCGCGCTTTCCGACTTTGCCGGACTGCAAAGCGCAGCCTACATGGCCGAGCACTACCACCGGATCGACCCTGGAATATTCTGGAACGCTGTTTATCCCCGGCTTGCACCAAAAGACTTTGTGGTCGGGTTTCTCAAAGCTCCTGTCTTCGCCATTATTATAACGCTGGTCAGCAG
The DNA window shown above is from Pelodictyon phaeoclathratiforme BU-1 and carries:
- a CDS encoding MlaE family ABC transporter permease encodes the protein MPLSFMRNLEKKLVLRLKDFFLTMQDFFLFSLRAFMAMPKIKRYWRDFLDQAGICGTDSIPIVLVSAISIGALLAIEVGNLLEDFGAKTMLGRSTALSVIRELGPLLMGLMLSARFGSRNGAELGAMQISEQIDALRAFGTDPIAKLVMPRLVAALIMFLPLTALSDFAGLQSAAYMAEHYHRIDPGIFWNAVYPRLAPKDFVVGFLKAPVFAIIITLVSSFNGFSARGGTAGVGRATIKGIVVSSGLVLIANFYVSKIVLENM